GAACGCGCCCACGCCGACCAGGGCGAAGTGCCCGAGCGATATCTGTCCGGCGTAGCCGATCAGGACGGTGAGGCTGGCCCCCACTATCGCGAAGATCAGCGTGTCGATGAGGATCCCGTTCACGGACGGTCCGGTGGCCAGGCTGATCGCGGCCACGAGCATCACGCCGACGGCGATCGCGGTCGCGCGCACCTGTCCGGAGACGGGGTGACGCCGGAGTCGGCCCGGCAGGTCTCGTATGGACGGAGCGAACGCGACCTTGTCCTCCGTCTCCTCCGGCTGACCGAAGAGGCCGCCGGGCCGCAGAACGAGCACGCCGATAACCAGGGCGAAGAAGACGGCTTCCGGGACACCCGGTCTCCCGAAGGCGGGGAGGTGGGTGCCGAGCCACTGCGTGAAGAACTCGGACGCGCCGACGACCACTCCCCCGACGATGGCCCCCGGCATGCTGGTCAGGCCGCCGACCAGGGCTGCAGCCAGGGCCCGTACGAGCAGGCCCGTCGAGAGGCTCGCGATGGTCAGGCGTCCTCCCTGGGTGGGGATGATCAGCAGCGCCGCGATGCCCGCGAGCACGCCGCCGGCCAGCCAGGTGAAAGAGGCGACGCGCCGCGCCGAGATGCCGAGCAGCTGCGCCGCCTCCCTGTTCTCGGCCGTGGCGCGGATGGCGACGCCGAACTTGGTCAGCTTGAAGAAGGCCGCGGCGGCGAGCCCCACGAGTGGCACCACGAGCAGGATCTGGAAGTACGCGCTCGTGACCGGGAGGCCTCCGATGTCGAGGCGCAGACCCTGTGGGAGCACGGCCGGCAAGATCTTTGGCGTCTCGACCTGCTGGTCGGTGCGCTCGAACAGGAGCTGGGTGATGCCGAGGAACCCCTGCGCGATGGCGAGCGTCGCGATGAGCGTGATGATCCTGGGAGCGCGCTCGAGGCGACGCATGATGTCGTGCTCGAGCCGGTAGCCGATCCTCGCGATGAGCAGGAGCGACCAGAAGGCGGCCAGCAAGAAGCGCGGCGCGCTCCCCTGCTCGAAGAGGAAGAGCAGCGTCGGGTAGCGGATCCAGCTCAGGTACCAACCCGCGGTCTCCAGCCGGTCGAGGAGGTACCAGGCCACGTACGCGGTGAACAGGCCCATGAACGGCTGGGCGAGGTTCACGGTGCGGGAGCCCTTGTAGATCAGGACGATGCCGAGGGCGACGATGCCGTACGTGAGTCCCTGCAGCACCCCGAGGACGAGGAAGGACAGGAGCTCGATCACGACGCCGACCTCGAGAAGCTCTCCACGGCACCCGCCAGGAAGACGGACCGGAGCAGGTCGGGCCGGTCAGAGAGATCGGCCGACGGACCCTCGAACCGGACCTCCCCCTTCTCCAGGAAGTAGGCCCGGTCGGTGTACCCGAGCGCGAAGCTGGCCTGCTGCTCGACGATGACGACCGTGAGCTCCTCCTCGGCGTGGAGACGGGTGAGCGTCTCCATCAGCCGCTCGATCACGATGGGCGCCAGTCCCAGCGAGAGCTCGTCGATCATGAGCAGCTGCGGCCGCATCATGAGGGCTCGGGCGGTCGCGAGCTGCTGCTGCTCCCCCCCGGAGAGCGTCCCGGACGGCTGCTCCATGCGTTCGGAGATCCACGGGAAGTACCCGACGACCCGCTCCATCTCCCGGTCCACCTCGGTGTCAGAGCGGTACAGGTAGCCGCCCATACGCAGGTTCTCGGCGACGGTGAGGCTGGGGAACAGCCCGCGCCCGCCGGGGACCTGGGCGATGCCCGCCCTGACCCGCTGCTCGGGCGGCATCCGGGAGATGTCCTCGCCCTTCCACACGACCCGCCCGCTCGTCGGCGTGACGAGTCCGGACACCGCCTTCAGGACGGTGGACTTCCCCGCCCCGTTCGTGCCCAGCAGGGCGACCCGCTCCCCCTCGGCCACGGAGAAGTCCACCCCGTAGAGGACCTGCACCTTGTCGTAGTGGACGTCCAGTCCCTCGACCTGCAGCAGGGCATCGGCCGCCCGGGGACCAGGCACCGCATCGGAGGGGCGGCTCCCGCGAGGACGCTTGCCCGACCTCTCCTGTACGACGCGCTTCACCTCGGTGGGGGTGCCGAGGTAGGCCTCGATGACCGCCGGGTCGGACTGGACGACCGACGGGGGCCCGGCCGCGATGACGCGTCCGGCGTCGAGCACGTACATCCAGTCCGCGAGCCCCATCACGAGGGGCATGTCGTGCTCGATCATGAGGATCGTGGCCCCGGTCCGTTCCTTGATCCTGCGCAGCAGTGGCCCGAGCGCCTCCGTCTCCTTCTGGCTGATGCCGGACGCCGGCTCGTCCAACAGGAGCAGTCTCGGCTCGAGGGCGATCATGCAGGCGAGCTCGAGCATCCGGAGCGTGCCGTACGAGAGCTCGGAAGCCAGCTTGTCCGCGAACGCCCGCATCGCGAACAGATCGACGATCT
This genomic interval from Actinomycetota bacterium contains the following:
- a CDS encoding ABC transporter permease, with product MIELLSFLVLGVLQGLTYGIVALGIVLIYKGSRTVNLAQPFMGLFTAYVAWYLLDRLETAGWYLSWIRYPTLLFLFEQGSAPRFLLAAFWSLLLIARIGYRLEHDIMRRLERAPRIITLIATLAIAQGFLGITQLLFERTDQQVETPKILPAVLPQGLRLDIGGLPVTSAYFQILLVVPLVGLAAAAFFKLTKFGVAIRATAENREAAQLLGISARRVASFTWLAGGVLAGIAALLIIPTQGGRLTIASLSTGLLVRALAAALVGGLTSMPGAIVGGVVVGASEFFTQWLGTHLPAFGRPGVPEAVFFALVIGVLVLRPGGLFGQPEETEDKVAFAPSIRDLPGRLRRHPVSGQVRATAIAVGVMLVAAISLATGPSVNGILIDTLIFAIVGASLTVLIGYAGQISLGHFALVGVGAFAAAQMYDVGSVPLPLVFPLAVLAGVVVSLAIGLPALRIRGPYLAIVTLAFAVAAQQWLFNTQLIGRGSAGLTMTPPRYRWLDLGSDTNRPMFFLTFACFLLAVWVANNFRGTRTGRGFFSLRENERAAATFGVQLTRYRLLAFSLSGGIAALAGVLFALRRESFAGRDFFTETSLLLVSMIIIGGLGSLLGSLLGAFAVFGLRLLLLDAFADAKWIQYAINFAVGIALIVVITRARGGLAGLLLRARDPVVEGMVFEAETVRSGTPAEAREPASADA
- a CDS encoding ATP-binding cassette domain-containing protein; the protein is MAPPARTRTQKRRPPPPPPERAEAPVVLEVGEVSVRFGGLEALGSVSLEVREGEIVGLIGPNGAGKTTLFDCISGFRPPAAGRIMFGDTDLLTVAPERRAWMGIGRTLQNVRLFPYLSVLDNIRIALHRHMQRSSLEHAFRLPPSTDEERRILDRAEEIVDLFAMRAFADKLASELSYGTLRMLELACMIALEPRLLLLDEPASGISQKETEALGPLLRRIKERTGATILMIEHDMPLVMGLADWMYVLDAGRVIAAGPPSVVQSDPAVIEAYLGTPTEVKRVVQERSGKRPRGSRPSDAVPGPRAADALLQVEGLDVHYDKVQVLYGVDFSVAEGERVALLGTNGAGKSTVLKAVSGLVTPTSGRVVWKGEDISRMPPEQRVRAGIAQVPGGRGLFPSLTVAENLRMGGYLYRSDTEVDREMERVVGYFPWISERMEQPSGTLSGGEQQQLATARALMMRPQLLMIDELSLGLAPIVIERLMETLTRLHAEEELTVVIVEQQASFALGYTDRAYFLEKGEVRFEGPSADLSDRPDLLRSVFLAGAVESFSRSAS